CGCCGCCGACCGGGCACTGCGGGCGGTCGCCGACGACCTCGGGGTCGGGCACACGTACCGGCGTACCCCGGTCGGGGTGCTCTTCGGCGACGCACCCGGCGCGGCCGTCGCGGACCCCTTCTTCGGCGGCGCCGGGCCCGCCCGGCGGACCTGCACGCTCTGCGGCTCCTGCCTGACCGGGTGCCGGCAGGGCGCCAAGAACACCCTGGTCAAGAACTACCTGTACCTGGCGGAGGCGGCCGGGGCGGTGGTGCACCCGCTGACCACCGTGACCGCGGTACGCCCGCTGCCCGACGGTGGGTACGCCGTCGACACCCGACGCACCGGCGGCACGCTGCGCCCGCGCCGACGCCGGTTCACCGCCGGTCAGGTGATCTTCGCGGCCGGCGCGCTGGGCACCCAGCGGCTGCTGCACCGGATGCGCGACCGGGGACTGCTGCCGGCGATCTCGCCGCGGCTCGGCGAACTGAGCCGCACCAACTCCGAGTCGATCCTCGGCGCGCGCACCCGCCGCCGCGACACCGACCTCAGCCACGGCGTCGCGATCGGCTCGTCGATCCACCCGGACCCGGTCACCCACGTCGAGCCGGTCCGCTACGGCCCCGGCAGCAACCTGCTCGGCCTGCTGGCCACCGTGCTGGTCGACGACACCGGCGGGCGGCCCCGCTGGGCCGCCGGCCTGCGCGAGCTGGCCCGAAGCTGGCGCGACCTGCGCCTGCTCGCCTGGCCCGGCCGCTGGTCGGAGCAGACCGTCGTGCTGCTGGCGATGCAGCCGCTGGACAACTCGATCACCCTCTACACCCGGCGGGGCCCGCTCGGCCGCCGTCGGCTGACCAGCCGGCAGGGCGTCGGCCAGCCGAACCCGACCTGGGTGCCGGCCGCCCACGAGGTGGCCCGCCGGGTCGCCGACAAGATCGACGGGGTGCCGCTGGGCGCGCTCACCGAACTGGTCGGCCGCCCGGTCACCGGGCACTTCATCGGCGGCTGCCCGATCGGGCCGGACCCGGCGCACGGCGTCATCGACCCCTACCACCGGCTGTACGGGCACCCCGGGCTGCACGTGATCGACGGCTCGGCGGTCGCCGCGAACCTCGGGGTCAACCCGTCGCTGACCATCACCGCCCTCGCCGAGCGGGCGGTGGCGATGTGGCCGCACGCCGGGCAGCCCGACCCGCGACCGGCGCTCGGGCAGGGCTACCGGCGGGTGGACCCCGTGCCGCCCCGGCGCCCCGCCGTGCCGCCGTCGGCTTCGGCCGCCCTGCGGCTCACCTAGGCCGGGCCCGTGAGCTGCCGATAGGGTCGGCGGGTGAGCGTTGACACCGAACCCCGACGCCGCCGGCTGGAGCCCGACGCCCGCCGTGGGCAGATCCTGGCCTGCGCCGTCCGGCTCTTCGGCGCCCGCCCGTACGCGGACGTGTCGACCACGGACATCGCCCGCGAGGCCGGCGTGGCCCGAGGGCTGATCAACCACTACTTCGGCACCAAGAAGAACCTGTACCTCGAGGTCATCCGGGTGATGGTGACGATCCCCGAGGTGGCCGTGCAGCGGCTGCCCGCCGGTGACCTGCGCACCCGGGTCGACGCCAGCGTCGCCTGGTTCCTCGACGTGGTCTCCCGGCACAGCACCTCGTGGCTGGCGGCGGTCACCGCCGGCGGGATGGGCCACGACGCCGACGTCGCCCGGGTGCTCAGCGAGGCCGAGGAGGTCGCGGCGGACAGCGTGCTCGTCGCGGTCGGGCTGGCCGACGTCACCAGCCACCGCGAGGAGCTGCGCGGGATGATCCGCGCCTACGGCGGGCTGGCCACGTCGACCGCCCGGGAGTGGCTGCAGCGCGACGCGCTGACCCGGGAGCAGGTGCACCTGCTGCTGGCCACCACGCTGCTGGCCATCGTGGAGCAGGTCGTGCCCG
This genomic interval from Micromonospora coxensis contains the following:
- a CDS encoding TetR/AcrR family transcriptional regulator: MSVDTEPRRRRLEPDARRGQILACAVRLFGARPYADVSTTDIAREAGVARGLINHYFGTKKNLYLEVIRVMVTIPEVAVQRLPAGDLRTRVDASVAWFLDVVSRHSTSWLAAVTAGGMGHDADVARVLSEAEEVAADSVLVAVGLADVTSHREELRGMIRAYGGLATSTAREWLQRDALTREQVHLLLATTLLAIVEQVVPAVVAGPGRSPDTRPSGTRRRSADGVA
- a CDS encoding GMC family oxidoreductase, giving the protein MTYDYDVLIIGSGFGGSVSALRLTEKGYRVGVLEAGRRFADTEFPTTSWRLRRYLYAPALGCYGILRLSLLRDVLVMSGAGVGGGSLGYANTLYEPPPAFFADPQWADVTDWAAELAPCYDQAKRMLGVTVNPVETAADRALRAVADDLGVGHTYRRTPVGVLFGDAPGAAVADPFFGGAGPARRTCTLCGSCLTGCRQGAKNTLVKNYLYLAEAAGAVVHPLTTVTAVRPLPDGGYAVDTRRTGGTLRPRRRRFTAGQVIFAAGALGTQRLLHRMRDRGLLPAISPRLGELSRTNSESILGARTRRRDTDLSHGVAIGSSIHPDPVTHVEPVRYGPGSNLLGLLATVLVDDTGGRPRWAAGLRELARSWRDLRLLAWPGRWSEQTVVLLAMQPLDNSITLYTRRGPLGRRRLTSRQGVGQPNPTWVPAAHEVARRVADKIDGVPLGALTELVGRPVTGHFIGGCPIGPDPAHGVIDPYHRLYGHPGLHVIDGSAVAANLGVNPSLTITALAERAVAMWPHAGQPDPRPALGQGYRRVDPVPPRRPAVPPSASAALRLT